A window from Neochlamydia sp. AcF84 encodes these proteins:
- the serS gene encoding serine--tRNA ligase yields MLDIKLLRKDAKGIEAKLKTKDPSINLTVVMDLDTQLRTLKTQLETLKATRNEFSQKIGEMRRFNQDASEMVKEVASMADEIHSLEHQCQQVEYSFNYEISKLPNLPMEDIKVSSDPKDNVIFKEVGNKRNFDFAFKNHVELNEKLKLFDFERGAKISGSGWPVYRGLGARLEWALIQYMLSVQIKNGFEQWIPPLLVRKEIEYGSGQLPKFENQQFKIHDEDYHLYLIPTAEVPLNGLHAQEILNSEELPLKYTAYTPCFRREAGAAGSNERGLIRVHQFNKVEMFCFCSPEQSPLLFEEMLNNAEEILQGLELHYRMALLVTGDMSYASARTVDIEAWLPGQNRYYEVSSVSNCTDFQARRSNIRFRSAKAGKPEFVHTLNGSGLATSRLMVSLLENNQNADGSVNIPKVLQSYLGVDKLVPHEDKN; encoded by the coding sequence ATGCTAGACATTAAGCTCCTGCGCAAAGATGCTAAAGGAATAGAGGCTAAACTAAAAACAAAAGATCCTAGCATCAATTTAACGGTGGTGATGGATTTAGATACGCAATTGCGTACTTTAAAAACCCAATTAGAGACTTTAAAAGCTACCCGCAATGAATTCTCTCAAAAAATTGGAGAAATGCGGCGCTTCAACCAAGATGCTAGCGAAATGGTTAAAGAAGTGGCTTCCATGGCGGATGAGATCCATTCGCTTGAGCATCAATGTCAGCAGGTAGAATACTCTTTTAATTATGAAATTTCTAAGCTTCCTAACCTTCCTATGGAAGATATTAAGGTTTCTTCCGATCCTAAGGATAATGTCATCTTTAAAGAGGTAGGAAACAAAAGAAATTTTGATTTTGCTTTCAAAAATCATGTCGAACTAAACGAAAAATTAAAACTATTTGATTTCGAACGCGGCGCCAAAATTTCCGGATCCGGATGGCCTGTCTATCGAGGTCTAGGTGCTCGCTTAGAGTGGGCACTCATTCAATATATGCTTAGTGTTCAAATTAAAAATGGTTTTGAGCAATGGATACCACCTCTTTTGGTAAGAAAAGAAATTGAGTATGGATCCGGGCAGCTGCCTAAGTTTGAAAATCAACAATTTAAAATCCATGATGAGGATTACCACCTTTATTTGATACCTACTGCAGAAGTTCCTTTAAATGGCCTCCATGCTCAAGAAATTCTAAATTCAGAGGAACTTCCTTTGAAATATACTGCTTACACTCCCTGCTTTCGCCGAGAGGCCGGCGCAGCAGGCTCTAACGAAAGAGGTTTAATTCGCGTCCATCAATTTAATAAAGTAGAAATGTTTTGCTTTTGCTCCCCTGAGCAAAGTCCTCTTCTATTTGAAGAAATGTTAAATAACGCAGAGGAAATTTTGCAAGGACTAGAACTTCACTATCGCATGGCCTTGCTAGTAACTGGAGATATGTCCTACGCTTCGGCTCGTACTGTAGACATTGAAGCTTGGCTGCCAGGCCAGAACCGGTACTATGAAGTCTCTTCTGTATCCAATTGCACAGATTTTCAAGCTAGACGTTCCAATATCCGTTTTCGTTCAGCAAAGGCAGGAAAACCTGAATTTGTTCATACACTCAACGGTTCCGGCTTAGCTACCTCGCGTCTAATGGTTTCTTTGCTCGAAAACAATCAAAATGCGGATGGATCTGTTAATATCCCCAAAGTATTGCAGAGCTACCTAGGAGTAGACAAGCTGGTTCCCCATGAGGATAAAAATTAA